CTCGCGAGTTGTCGTCGGAGTCATGGACGCCGACGGCAGGCTCGACCCCCACGCCATCGGGGAGGTACGCAAGGCCTTCGCCCCGCAGGAGGTCGGCGCCGTCCAGATGGGGGTGCGCATCAACAACCGCTTCGGTTCCCTGCTCGCTCGCATGCAGGACATGGAGTTCGTGATCTTCACCGAGGTCTTCCAGCGAGGACGGCGCCGAGTCCGCAGCGTCGGTATGGGCGGCAACGCCCAGTTCGTCCGCCTCAGCGCCCTCGATGCCCTGGGGCCCCGGCCCTGGACCCGCTCGCTGACCGAGGACTTTGACCTGGGGATCCGGCTCAACGCCACCAGCTGGACCAACGAGTTCTGGCCCGCGGCCTCTGTTCACCAGCAGGGCGTCACCAGCATGCGCCGCCTCCTGCGTCAGCGCACCCGCTGGTTCCAGGGCAACCTCCAGGCTCTGCACCTGCTGCGCTCCGTGGCCCGTGAGCAGCGTGGCCTGGGGCGGGCCGACACGCTCTGGCAGATTCTCACGCCCTATCTGCTCTTGACCGGCTCTCTGCTGACTCTGTCCTTCCTCATCACCATGGTGACCGCAGGTGTGGCCGCGGTCCTGAGATGGGAACAGTCGTGGGCGTGGCTCGTGGGGGCCTACGTCATCGCCTTCGGTCCGGCACTCATCTATGCCTGGATCTACTGGCGCATCGAGCGCAGCGAGGGTCTGAACCTGCTCAAGGCCGTGGGCTATGCACACCTGTTCGTGCTCTACGGCCTTCTCCCTAGTCTCTACGGCTGGCGAGCACTCGCCCGCGAGCTGACCGGACGCACCGGGTGGGCCAAGACCGCTCGGGAGGCGGAGCCGGATCAAGGGGCGCAGAGCGTGTCCAGCAGATCGGCTACCGGCTCCAACGGGTCAGCATCCATGGGCTCGCCTCTGCCGAGCAAGCAGCGGCCGCCCAGTAAGTCAGCGAGGGTGGAGCCTCTCGCGGCCTCCCAGGACGCACGTCCGGGCAGTGCCGTCCCAGCCGCCCCGGCTGTGCCGACCCGCCCGTTGCTGAACCCCACCGCCGTGATCGTGCGACGACCCCGTCCGACATCCAGCAGCATGACCAATGAGGAGACGAGATGACAGCTGCCAACGCACCTCAGCACGCAGGAGCCGTCGACGGATCGCGTCGCGGCAGAATCTTGCGTCGCGCCCTTCTGACGGTCTGCGTCTTGGCACTGGTTCTAGGAGTCACCGTGTACTGCCACGCCCGAGAGGCAACAGAGACCCCGGACTGCTCCCAGTGGGAGATCATCTTCGACGGTTATGGCGAGGCCTCGTGCTCTGAGGGCCTGCTGCGCCTCAAGCCGACGTCGGCCAACTCCTCGGACACGACCCACGCCGGTCTGGCCACCTCCACCACGGTCGAGATCGAAGCGGGAGGCGTGCAGACCATCCACACCACGATGACCACTGTCAAGCAGCTGCGAGAGGACGGCGAGCCCAACGCGTGGGAGGTCGCCTGGCTCCTGTGGAACTACACCGACAACAACCACTTCTACGCCCTTGCTCTCAAGCCCAACGGATGGGAGGTCTCCAAGCAGGACACCGCCTACCCGGGGTATCAGCGATTCCTGTCATCGGGCAACACGCCCGTCTACCCACCCGGTGAGAGCCATGACGTCACCGTCACCATTGATACCACCTCATCGTCAGAGGCCACCTTCACCATCACCGTGGACGGGCAGGAGCTCGGAACCGTCACCGACAAGCAGTCCCCCTACCGCTCCGGCACCGTGGCGGCCTACTGCGAGGACTCCGACGTCACCTTCACCCCGATCACCGAGGACAAGTAGAACCTGCCCTCCACGACGTCGCCGGACGCAACCACCGCTGAGGCCCGCCTCGTCCCATTCCCGACACACGACCAGGAGAATCCCCATGACAACCGACTCCACGCAAACGGGCCGCCCCCTGAGGGTCATGCTCGTCTACGGCACCCGCCCGGAGGCGATCAAGCTCGCCCCCCTGGTGGCCGCCATGCGCGACGACGAGCGTTTCAATCCGATCGTCGTCGTCACCGGACAGCACCGTGAGATGCTCGACCAGGTGCACGAGTTCTTCGGCATCGTGCCCGACGATGACCTCGACATCCACTCACCGGGACAGACCCTCACCCAGATCACCAACCGCTGCCTGCAAGGGGTGGGGCGGGCCATTGAGGCCCACCGGCCCGACGCCGTCGTCGTCCAGGGGGACACCACCTCCGCCTTCGCCGCTGCGCTGGCGGCTTTCTACCACGAGGTACCCGTCCTCCACGTCGAGGCCGGTCTGCGCACCGGGGACATCTCCTCGCCCTTCCCCGAGGAGGCCAACCGGCGGCTCATCAGCCAGGTGACCACCCTGCACCTATGCCCCACCACCACCAGTCGGGACAACCTGCTGCGCGAGAACACCGACCCGCAGACCGTCAGTGTCACGGGCAACACGGTCATCGACGCGCTCCTGGTCGCCGTGGACCGTCGGGTCCCGCCACCGGATGAGGAGCTGGCCGCAGCACTGAAGGACGCCTCTCGGCGAGTCGTGCTCGTCACCGCCCACCGCCGTGAGTCCTGGGGCGAGCCGATGCGGGCCATCGGCCGCGCCGTCGCGCGCCTGGCCGGCAAGCACCCCGAGGTGCTCTTCGTGCTGCCGGTTCACCGCAACCCCAAGGTTCGAGAGGACCTCCTGCCGCAGATCGAGGGCCACGCCAACGTCATCTGGTGCGACCCGCTGGAGTACGGCGCCTTCTGCGCACTCATCGACCGCTGCGACGTCGTGCTCACCGACTCCGGCGGCGTCCAGGAGGAGGCCCCCGCGCTGTCCAAGCCTGTCCTGGTCATGAGGGACAACACCGAGCGTCCTGAGGCGGTCGCCTTCGGGGTTGCCGAGCTGGTCGGAACCGACGAGGAGCGCATCGTCGAGAGGGTCTCCACGCTGCTGACCGACGAGGCGGCCTACACGACCATGGCCCAGGCCGCAAACCCCTACGGCGACGGACACGCGAGCAAGCGCATCCTGGCCGCCACCGCCGCCCTGTTCGGCCGCGGTGTTCCCCTTCCCGAGTTTGAACCCGTTCCCACCTCATCGAAGGAGTGTTCATGAGTCTCCCAACCCTTGCGTCCTCACGACGCCGCCGCTGTGCGCTGGCCGCCATCGCGGTGTGCCTGGGCAGCTCCATCACCGCCGTCGGCCCTGCTCAGGCCGCACCCGCCCCCGACGCGCAGCCTCCGATCGCTGCCCAGGCCGCCGCGGCCAACCCGGCCGGCGGGGCCCAGGCCAATGACGCCGACCCGGCCAAGAAGCCGCTTCCGGCTCCGCCCGAGCCCGCCGCCGCGGCCAAGAAAGAGCTCCCCCTCAAGGGAGACAAGCAGGCCGACGTGGATCTCAACAAGCCCGCCCCCGCCGCCGGGCAGGTCAAGATCCGTGACCTGAAGCAGAACGCCCCCGAGGTTCCTGCCGGTGCGGTGACCTTCTCCAACCAGGAGGCGGGACCGGCATCGACCCTGGTCCTGTTCGACACCACGGGTGACTACGCCAAGCTGGGGGAGTACTACGCCCTGAGCATGGGCACCCTTGCCAGCCACTCCGGGACCGTGACGACCCTCCCGGTCAAGGACTACGTCGCCGGCCTGGCCGGTCGCTTCACCAACGTGGTCTACATCGGCTCCACCTACGACGAGCCCCTGCCGCGGGCCTTCATCGACGATGCCCTGACCGGCAACATCCCCGTCATGTGGTCCGGCTTCAACATCTGGCAGCTGGCCAAGACCGACGCCGACCGCGCCGCCTTCACCCAGCGCTACGGCTGGGACGCGGCCACCTCCTACATCGATTCCGCCGACCGGGTCACCAAGATCAGCTACAACGGCGCCTCCTTGAAGCGCAACGAGCTCAACTCCGGTGGCATCATCGCTCCGCACATCACCCGCGAGAAGGACGTCAAGGTCCTGGGGCGTGCTGAGTGCTCCAAGCCCGACGGTGCGGCCACCGCGTGCGCCTCCGTCGCACAGTCCGGCACTACCTCCTTCCCCTGGGCGGTCAGCTCCTCGGGAATGACCTTCATCGGTGAGATTCCGCTGACCTACCTGGGTGAGCAGGACCGGTACATCGCGGCTGCCGACATCCTCCTGGACTTCCTCCAGCCCGGTGCCCAGCAGTTCCGACAGGCCGCTGTGCGTCTGGAGGACGTGACCCCGGACAGCGACCCCGAGGAGCTGCAGGCGATCGTCGACTACCTCCACAGTCAGAACGTGCCCTTCCAGATGGCGGTGGTGCCCAAGTACATCGACCCCAAGGGCACTGAGAACAACGGGACACCCAAGGAGCTCACTCTGGAGGACGCTCCGGAGCTGGTGGAAGTCCTGCAGGATGCGGTGAACAAGGGCGGAACGATCGTTCAGCACGGCACCACCCACCAGTTCGGGACCCTGGACAACCCCTACAACGCCGTCTCCGCCGACGACTTCGAGTTCATCCGCTCGTGGTGCTCGGCCACCAACGACACCAAGGCCCCACCCATCGACTGCCAGGACAAGTCCTTCGTGCAGATCGGAGGCACCCTGCCGGGCACCTCCCAGGAATGGGCTTCCGAGCGCGTGGATCAGGGACGCCAGATCTTCGGGGAGGTCGACCTGCCGACTCCGGAGATCTTCGAGACTCCGCACTACTCGGCCACCCGTGAGGCCTACTACGGCATCGGGGAGCACTACTCGGTGCGTTACGAGCGTGAGCTCCTCTATGCCGGCACCCTGACCAACACCCAGGCCGGCCCCCATGACTACTACGGGCAGTTCTTCCCCTACGCGGTCAACGACCCCTACGGGACCCACGTCCTGCCTGAGAACCTGGGCAACTTCGAGCCCAACGAGATCAACCAGCACCCGCCGCGCCTGGCTCAGGAGGTCATCGACGCGGCCAAGCTCAACCTGGTCAACACTCACGCCACCGCCAGCTTCTTCTTCCACCCCTACTACCCGCTGCCCGAGCTGAAGAAGATCGTCGCCGGCATCAAGGCCGAGGGGTACACCTTCGTGCCGGCCTCGGAGCTGAAATGACCACAGTGTCGACTGTGAGACTTAGCGGCATCAGAGTGACAGACATGAGACCGTTCGGTCGGAATATCTCTCATAAGACTGGAATACTGCTCCCATGACATGTGAGACCAACCGCAGAAGGGTGCTGGCGCTCCTGGGCACTGGCGTTCTGGGAGCGGCAGTGTCCTCCTGCGGGCACGCGAACGTGACTCCGCCGGCCATGGGGGACGGGGCGACCACGCACCTGAGCCTTCACATCAGTGATGCTCAGGGCAACGCCCTCAACCTCGAGGCGCTGCGACGCATTCAGTCCAACGGCAAGGGCGAGGTCGGTTATGACGACGCGCTCCTGGATGCCAAGACCCTGGAGGTCATCGCCGTCGGTCCCCTCTACCAGGATGAAGGCGGCGTCATCGGCATTGATGTGCCTACCGGACGCGAGTGCACTCTGACCATGTCGTGGCCGACCAGTCATGGGTACTCGGCACTCATGGCGGATCTACCGTCCTCCGGCGAGCACGATCTCCTGGAGCTGGCGGCCCGAACCCTTCACGGGCGGCAGGCCGAGCGCCTCGCGCAGGCCACCGCGAAGGGGTACAAGGGGGCTGACGAGGCGGTGAAGCTGCGGGCATCCGCCCAGCAGTCCCTGGATGCCTGCTCCAAGGCCCAGGCCTGGACCGAGCGGGGCCGCCTGGCGAACTCCGCCCTGGACTCGGCCGCAGGGGCCCAGCTCTCCCTGGACCGGGCACTGGCCGCTCAGGCGCCGCAGGACGCCGTCATCGGGGTGACCTTCACTCGGGTGCCCACGTCCGCGGAGGTCACCGCCGCGCTGGCCCCCAGTGGTCCCGGGGGCGGCAAGCGGAAGGTGTCGGCTCGTCTCGTGATCAGTGACCCCAATGACGCCGAGGAGATGGCCGGATGGCGCAGCACGGTGGAGGCCCTGCACGCGCAGGGCGGTCAGGCCCTGGCCCAGATCTGCGACTCCCACGACATGGTCGCCCTGACCGACTCCGCCTGGGACACGCGGGTCGCTACCCTGATCAAGGCGCTTCCCAATGTCGACGCCTGGGAGGTCGGCAACGAGATCGGCGGGGACTGGCTGGGCGCCGGGCCGGTGGCCAAGGTCCAGCGAGCGGCCAAGGCCGTGCGCGAGCGCACCAGTGCCACGACCGTGCTGACCCTGTACTACCAGCTCGGGCAGGCGGACCCGACGTACTCCCTGTTCAGCTATGCCGCCAGGGAGATCCCTGCGTCGATCAGGGAACTGATCGACGTCGTGGGACTGTCCGTCTACCCCCAGCTCCATCCGCTGGGAACAGCCGCTGACCGAGTCCTCAGTACCCTGGAGACCGCCTTCGCCTCCTCCCGGATCGCCGTGACCGAGCTCGGGTACGGGGGTGCAGACCTCAATACCGGTCCCTGGTGGTTCGGCTCGGCCTCCGACCCCGTGGCGGCCCGCACCGCCGTCGCTGAGCATGTCACCGGCGCAGCGTTGGGACGGTCCGACGCCTGGGGAGCCCCCTTCTGGTGGTACTACCTCGAGGACCAGATCGGAACCCCGGGGGGCCAGGTGGCTCCAGCGCTGGCCGCAGTGTCCACTGGCTTCTAGGACACGGGGCCGGTGGGCAACGCCTGGTCAGGCAGTGCCCACCGGCCCCTACTTCTGTGCCAGGACGAAGGGGTGGACCGCCTCCGCCCCCGCCTCGCGCAGGAGGGAGGCCGCCACTGTGAGCGTCCAGCCGGAGTCACTCCAGTCGTCCACGAGGACCACGACGCGCTCGCGCAGCTCGTCGAGCGTTTGGGCGGACCAGCCCCGCAGCGTCAGGCTGCGGGCCACCTGTGCCAGACGAAACGCAGAGCCCACATCGTGCTGCGGCGGCTCCTGACTGCCCAGACCCACGACGCCCAAGGGCTGTGCTCCCAGCTGTACGGCTACGGCGTGCCCCAGCCGGCGAACCATGTGGGGGCGGGTGCGGGAGTCCACGACGACGACGGCCAGCGGCCTGCTCGGACGGCCCTGCCCGGCGGCTTCCTGCTCACCGCGGATGAGCTCAGCGAGCCGATCCACCGCCGCAAGCACCTGCGGCCTGATCGCCACCGGGACCTCGCCGTCAGCGCCGGAGCCCACCAGCTCGCGCAGCGCCACCGAGGTTCCCAATCCGTCCAGCCTGCCCACCGCCAACCCGGTCGCCGCCTGCCGGTCGGCTCTGATGCGGCCCTTGAGGTGGCCCAGGCCCAGCCGATCCATCCCGGTGGGCCACTGGCGGCGCGCCCGCAACTCGACCCCTGCGCGCCCCAGCGTCTGTCGGGCGGCACCGACCTGTTCCCGGTCGGGGGCGTCAAGCAGGTCCAGGCCCCCGCACAGGTCGCAGGCGCCGCAGCGCCATCCCGGCTCAAGCAGGGGGTCATCGAGCACCGACCTTAAGAAGGCCATCCGGCAGGAGGATGAGCCCTGATATGGGGAGGGCTCAGTACCGAGACGCTCATAGGTGAGCATCGCCTCCTGCTCGGCGCGGCGCGCGGCCTCGACTCGCGCATAACGCTCGGCGTCATAGCACCAGGGGCGGCCAGTGGACTCCCAACCGCCACGAACCCGGCGCACGGCGCCGTCAACGTCAAGGACCTTGAGCATGGACTCCAGCCGGCTGCGTCGCAACGAGGTCACCGTCTCCAGCACCGCCGTGGACGCAGCTCCGTCGCCCGCGGCCCTGCGCTCCTCCAAGGTGTCCAGGACCACGCGAACCTGCTCCTCGGGTGGGAAGCCCTGCGATCCGAACCACTCCCAGATGGC
This region of Actinomyces oris genomic DNA includes:
- a CDS encoding glycosyltransferase family 2 protein, which codes for MSTQTPFPPVSFDSSSPLGMLDRIGWWGALGMIAVALAYTFFMLIASRGAPRHGGPSHPDAPLLVVILMPCLNEAAVIGASVRRLTSIPDPGLRIMVIDDGSDDDTAQVAAQAGDGRVEVVRRRPPHARLGKGEALNDALSIVRSQCTTVSSSRVVVGVMDADGRLDPHAIGEVRKAFAPQEVGAVQMGVRINNRFGSLLARMQDMEFVIFTEVFQRGRRRVRSVGMGGNAQFVRLSALDALGPRPWTRSLTEDFDLGIRLNATSWTNEFWPAASVHQQGVTSMRRLLRQRTRWFQGNLQALHLLRSVAREQRGLGRADTLWQILTPYLLLTGSLLTLSFLITMVTAGVAAVLRWEQSWAWLVGAYVIAFGPALIYAWIYWRIERSEGLNLLKAVGYAHLFVLYGLLPSLYGWRALARELTGRTGWAKTAREAEPDQGAQSVSSRSATGSNGSASMGSPLPSKQRPPSKSARVEPLAASQDARPGSAVPAAPAVPTRPLLNPTAVIVRRPRPTSSSMTNEETR
- the wecB gene encoding non-hydrolyzing UDP-N-acetylglucosamine 2-epimerase — protein: MTTDSTQTGRPLRVMLVYGTRPEAIKLAPLVAAMRDDERFNPIVVVTGQHREMLDQVHEFFGIVPDDDLDIHSPGQTLTQITNRCLQGVGRAIEAHRPDAVVVQGDTTSAFAAALAAFYHEVPVLHVEAGLRTGDISSPFPEEANRRLISQVTTLHLCPTTTSRDNLLRENTDPQTVSVTGNTVIDALLVAVDRRVPPPDEELAAALKDASRRVVLVTAHRRESWGEPMRAIGRAVARLAGKHPEVLFVLPVHRNPKVREDLLPQIEGHANVIWCDPLEYGAFCALIDRCDVVLTDSGGVQEEAPALSKPVLVMRDNTERPEAVAFGVAELVGTDEERIVERVSTLLTDEAAYTTMAQAANPYGDGHASKRILAATAALFGRGVPLPEFEPVPTSSKECS
- a CDS encoding DUF2334 domain-containing protein, whose amino-acid sequence is MSLPTLASSRRRRCALAAIAVCLGSSITAVGPAQAAPAPDAQPPIAAQAAAANPAGGAQANDADPAKKPLPAPPEPAAAAKKELPLKGDKQADVDLNKPAPAAGQVKIRDLKQNAPEVPAGAVTFSNQEAGPASTLVLFDTTGDYAKLGEYYALSMGTLASHSGTVTTLPVKDYVAGLAGRFTNVVYIGSTYDEPLPRAFIDDALTGNIPVMWSGFNIWQLAKTDADRAAFTQRYGWDAATSYIDSADRVTKISYNGASLKRNELNSGGIIAPHITREKDVKVLGRAECSKPDGAATACASVAQSGTTSFPWAVSSSGMTFIGEIPLTYLGEQDRYIAAADILLDFLQPGAQQFRQAAVRLEDVTPDSDPEELQAIVDYLHSQNVPFQMAVVPKYIDPKGTENNGTPKELTLEDAPELVEVLQDAVNKGGTIVQHGTTHQFGTLDNPYNAVSADDFEFIRSWCSATNDTKAPPIDCQDKSFVQIGGTLPGTSQEWASERVDQGRQIFGEVDLPTPEIFETPHYSATREAYYGIGEHYSVRYERELLYAGTLTNTQAGPHDYYGQFFPYAVNDPYGTHVLPENLGNFEPNEINQHPPRLAQEVIDAAKLNLVNTHATASFFFHPYYPLPELKKIVAGIKAEGYTFVPASELK